One window of the Niallia circulans genome contains the following:
- a CDS encoding histidine kinase N-terminal 7TM domain-containing diguanylate cyclase encodes MDHTVMVFIVLITMSGALHVILAIIAYMNRQAFEGMRTFLWFSCFNAIYAFGYALGLASTTIEGMKFWTAVQYLGMPFSAPATLILVLQYIGYDRHLNKKMYFFYYLIPALSFLLVATNDYHHLFYQSVYLEYRNATPLMQITMGQWYLLHGAYSFGASAIAFVLLSIYWFKEKSRQTKQVAILLTGILVPVGASFSYLIGLTPNGLDPVPIAMLFSSSLYLYAIISTKFLLVPPIEKDYIFESMGEAVLVLDQTYHLKDFNKAASRLFIDVKRGKHIAAVLGLDDPILGLLKNIDTDSVISEVERTNKSATEYYQVKISPIKKGESAIVGTSIMFANITEQKKEQLSLTKLAYTDSLTQIYNRAYVTALAEEMLVKHRKIAVILFDIDHFKKINDTYGHFGGDEALKHIASLSKALVPGNGVFGRYGGEEFILFLFGKEAESAIDLSRKLRRLIAESPFYYKEIVINITASFGVAIKENCLALIPLISEADEALYASKREGRNTVCVAENGEYIKLESSPLVGKY; translated from the coding sequence ATGGATCATACTGTCATGGTATTTATTGTTTTAATCACGATGTCGGGTGCATTGCATGTGATATTAGCCATTATTGCGTATATGAATAGACAGGCATTTGAGGGAATGCGGACATTTTTGTGGTTTTCCTGCTTTAATGCTATTTATGCATTTGGGTATGCATTAGGACTTGCCAGTACAACGATAGAAGGAATGAAATTTTGGACAGCTGTTCAGTATTTAGGTATGCCGTTTTCGGCACCAGCTACATTAATTCTTGTTTTGCAATATATCGGCTACGATAGGCATTTAAATAAAAAAATGTATTTTTTCTATTATTTAATCCCAGCCCTTTCCTTTTTACTCGTTGCGACAAATGATTATCATCATTTATTCTATCAATCTGTATATTTAGAATATCGAAACGCAACTCCTCTCATGCAAATTACGATGGGACAATGGTATTTGCTACACGGTGCTTACTCGTTCGGAGCGTCTGCCATTGCCTTTGTATTACTATCGATTTATTGGTTTAAAGAGAAATCTAGGCAAACAAAACAAGTAGCCATACTATTGACAGGAATTCTTGTCCCTGTTGGCGCGTCTTTTTCTTATTTGATAGGACTTACTCCAAACGGCTTAGATCCTGTTCCAATTGCGATGCTATTTTCTAGTTCACTTTATTTATATGCTATCATATCTACGAAGTTTTTGTTGGTCCCGCCAATAGAAAAGGATTATATATTTGAAAGTATGGGAGAGGCAGTACTAGTTTTAGATCAGACATATCATCTAAAAGATTTTAATAAGGCAGCTTCTAGATTATTTATTGATGTGAAAAGAGGAAAACATATAGCAGCTGTATTAGGGCTGGATGATCCAATTCTTGGACTGTTAAAAAACATCGATACGGATTCTGTCATATCGGAAGTGGAAAGGACTAATAAATCAGCAACGGAATATTATCAAGTTAAGATTTCTCCGATTAAAAAAGGAGAGTCAGCCATTGTCGGTACTTCCATTATGTTTGCAAATATTACGGAACAAAAGAAGGAACAGCTCAGCTTAACAAAATTGGCATACACAGATAGTCTGACACAAATATATAACCGTGCTTATGTTACAGCCCTTGCTGAAGAGATGCTTGTCAAGCATAGAAAGATAGCCGTTATCCTGTTTGATATTGATCATTTCAAGAAAATAAATGATACATATGGACATTTTGGGGGAGACGAAGCATTAAAGCATATTGCATCTCTAAGTAAAGCTCTGGTGCCAGGGAATGGAGTTTTTGGCAGATACGGTGGAGAGGAATTTATTCTTTTTCTATTTGGAAAAGAAGCAGAATCAGCCATTGACCTTTCTAGGAAATTAAGAAGATTAATCGCAGAATCCCCTTTCTATTATAAGGAAATAGTAATTAATATTACTGCGAGCTTTGGCGTGGCTATAAAGGAAAACTGTCTAGCTCTTATCCCGTTGATTAGCGAGGCGGATGAAGCGCTATATGCATCCAAAAGAGAGGGAAGAAATACCGTTTGTGTCGCAGAAAATGGAGAATACATCAAATTAGAATCTTCTCCATTAGTAGGGAAATATTGA
- a CDS encoding DUF3870 domain-containing protein — translation MYHANTIYIIGESKTSSNNAIMQQYNGFFIALVVDRVSHTIIDAECSSTINITSSFIKSIVVGKSMLDLDTVLKEVENRYFGSSQKAVMVAFKNAHIKYKQLLKELV, via the coding sequence ATGTATCATGCAAATACTATATATATTATTGGAGAAAGTAAAACATCCTCTAATAATGCCATTATGCAGCAATACAATGGTTTTTTTATTGCGTTAGTGGTGGATAGAGTCTCTCACACAATTATTGATGCAGAATGTTCTTCCACTATCAATATAACCTCTTCCTTCATTAAGTCTATTGTAGTCGGGAAATCGATGTTAGATTTAGACACCGTTTTAAAGGAAGTAGAAAATCGTTATTTTGGATCTTCTCAAAAAGCAGTTATGGTTGCTTTTAAGAATGCCCATATTAAATATAAACAACTATTAAAAGAATTGGTGTAA